The following proteins are encoded in a genomic region of Thiomonas sp. X19:
- the ftsY gene encoding signal recognition particle-docking protein FtsY — MFRFFKRKPAAPESAQAHPQEAQLAAPAAAPVPVVEGPLSASRVEQGAVRRDDEANPGAAQPAPELIGPAGGGADAEAASGWFSRLRQGLRKTGSGISVLFGGSRVDEALYEELETALILADAGMPATQFVLEQLRKKVRTARAETPLQVKELLRDVLAELLQPLERPLDIGKTTPTVIMLVGVNGAGKTTTIGKLTRHLQQAGCKVLLAAGDTFRAAAREQLAAWGERNAVQVIAQQGGDPAAVAFDAVTAGRARGMDVVIVDTAGRLPTQLHLMDELKKVKRVTAKAMEGAPHEAILVIDATNGQNALAQLRAFDETLGLSGIILTKLDGSAKGGVIAAIARERPVPIYFIGVGESLDDLQPFDARAFAQALVG; from the coding sequence ATGTTCCGTTTTTTCAAACGCAAGCCCGCAGCGCCCGAATCCGCCCAGGCCCATCCGCAGGAAGCGCAGCTGGCCGCGCCAGCTGCAGCGCCCGTTCCCGTGGTCGAAGGCCCCTTGTCCGCAAGCAGGGTGGAGCAGGGCGCCGTCAGGCGCGACGATGAAGCGAACCCGGGCGCGGCCCAGCCTGCCCCGGAGTTGATCGGTCCAGCGGGAGGCGGTGCCGACGCCGAGGCTGCGTCCGGCTGGTTTTCGCGTTTGCGCCAGGGCTTGCGCAAGACCGGTTCGGGCATTTCCGTCCTGTTCGGCGGCAGTCGCGTCGACGAGGCGCTGTACGAGGAACTGGAGACGGCGCTGATCCTGGCTGACGCCGGCATGCCGGCGACGCAGTTCGTGCTGGAACAGTTGCGCAAGAAGGTGCGCACCGCGCGCGCCGAGACGCCGCTGCAGGTCAAGGAGCTGCTGCGCGATGTGCTGGCCGAGTTGCTTCAGCCACTGGAGCGGCCGCTCGACATCGGCAAAACAACGCCCACGGTCATCATGCTCGTGGGCGTGAACGGTGCGGGCAAGACCACCACCATCGGCAAGCTCACGCGGCATTTGCAGCAGGCCGGCTGCAAGGTTCTGCTGGCGGCGGGCGACACCTTCCGCGCCGCCGCGCGCGAACAACTCGCAGCCTGGGGCGAGCGCAACGCGGTGCAGGTCATCGCCCAGCAGGGCGGCGATCCGGCTGCGGTGGCTTTCGACGCCGTGACCGCCGGCCGCGCGCGCGGCATGGACGTGGTCATCGTCGATACCGCCGGCCGCCTGCCCACGCAGTTGCACCTGATGGACGAGTTGAAGAAGGTCAAGCGCGTGACGGCCAAAGCGATGGAGGGTGCGCCGCACGAAGCCATTCTGGTGATCGACGCCACCAACGGCCAGAACGCGCTGGCGCAACTCCGCGCCTTCGACGAGACCCTGGGACTGAGCGGCATCATCCTCACCAAGCTCGATGGCAGCGCCAAGGGCGGGGTGATCGCGGCCATCGCGCGCGAGCGCCCGGTGCCCATCTACTTCATCGGCGTGGGCGAATCGCTCGACGACCTGCAGCCTTTCGACGCCCGCGCCTTTGCCCAGGCGCTGGTGGGTTGA
- a CDS encoding ATP-binding cassette domain-containing protein has translation MAVLSISDLSLAFGHVPLLDHAAMALEAGERVGLIGRNGTGKSSLLKIIAGLEQPDDGLVQVQQGLRQVYVPQEAAFPAEATVFDTVAHGVAEARDLRARYEAHSPDDDLDAIQTRIELLDGWTWEQRVDQTLQRLELQAEARIGSLSGGMQKRVALAQALVAAPDVLLLDEPTNHLDLDAITWLEGLLIGFRGSVVLITHDRSFLDNVATRIVELDRGQLRSYPGNFSAYEARKAQELADETVSAARADKLLAQEEVWIRKGVEARRTRSVSRINRLEALRAQRQARRETLGRVKLEVDGGQSSGRIVAALEVVGKRFGERIVVQDFSATILRGDKVGIIGPNGAGKTTLLKLILGELAPDSGSVRQGTRLTVAYFDQMRTALDPEATLADTISPGSEWIEIGGSRKHVMSYLGDFLFAPARANSPVKSLSGGERNRLLLARLFARPANVLVLDEPTNDLDIDTLELLEQLLQEFDGTVFLVSHDRRFLDNVVTSTIVAESAPGHPGRWREYEGGVSDWLTQSQRARSLQQAGTPAAAKRADRAERSSAAGPAQPKPTTAAASSQVGGGALGGQPAHAGAGATPRRKLSYKEQRELQDLPGRIAALEVEQKALSEQLADSETYKSAPERLSAMQQRFAQIEDELLQALERWEALEAP, from the coding sequence ATGGCCGTTCTCTCCATCTCCGACCTCAGCCTGGCTTTCGGCCACGTTCCCCTGCTCGACCATGCCGCCATGGCGCTGGAGGCGGGCGAGCGTGTCGGCCTCATCGGCCGCAACGGCACCGGCAAATCGTCGCTGCTGAAAATCATCGCCGGCCTGGAGCAGCCCGATGACGGCCTGGTGCAGGTGCAGCAGGGTTTGCGTCAGGTGTATGTGCCGCAGGAAGCAGCGTTTCCGGCCGAGGCCACGGTGTTCGACACCGTGGCCCATGGCGTGGCCGAAGCGCGCGACCTGCGGGCGCGCTACGAGGCGCACTCGCCGGACGATGACCTGGACGCGATCCAGACGCGCATCGAACTGCTCGACGGCTGGACCTGGGAGCAGCGCGTGGACCAGACCCTGCAGCGCCTGGAACTGCAGGCCGAGGCGCGCATCGGCAGCCTGTCCGGCGGCATGCAAAAGCGCGTGGCGCTGGCGCAGGCGCTGGTGGCCGCGCCCGACGTGCTGCTGCTCGACGAGCCCACCAACCATCTCGACCTCGACGCCATCACCTGGCTCGAAGGCCTGCTCATCGGCTTTCGCGGCAGCGTCGTGCTCATCACCCACGACCGCAGCTTTCTCGACAACGTCGCCACCCGCATCGTCGAACTCGACCGCGGCCAGTTGCGCAGCTACCCCGGCAACTTCAGCGCCTACGAGGCGCGCAAGGCGCAGGAGCTGGCCGACGAGACCGTGTCCGCAGCCCGTGCCGACAAGCTGCTGGCGCAGGAAGAGGTGTGGATCCGCAAGGGCGTGGAGGCGCGGCGCACCCGCAGCGTCAGCCGCATCAACCGCCTGGAAGCCTTGCGCGCGCAGCGCCAGGCGCGGCGCGAAACCCTGGGGCGCGTGAAGCTGGAGGTGGACGGGGGCCAATCCAGCGGGCGCATCGTCGCCGCGCTGGAGGTGGTGGGCAAGCGCTTTGGCGAGCGCATCGTGGTGCAGGATTTTTCCGCCACCATCCTGCGCGGCGACAAGGTCGGCATCATCGGCCCCAATGGCGCCGGCAAGACCACGCTGCTGAAATTGATCCTCGGCGAACTGGCGCCCGACAGCGGCAGCGTGCGCCAGGGCACGCGCCTCACCGTGGCCTACTTCGACCAGATGCGCACCGCGCTCGACCCCGAGGCCACGCTGGCCGACACCATCAGCCCGGGGAGCGAGTGGATTGAAATCGGCGGCTCCCGCAAACATGTGATGAGCTATCTGGGCGACTTCCTGTTCGCCCCGGCGCGGGCCAATTCACCGGTGAAGTCGCTTTCGGGCGGCGAGCGCAACCGCCTGTTGCTCGCGCGCCTGTTCGCCCGACCCGCCAACGTGCTGGTGCTGGACGAGCCCACCAACGACCTCGACATCGACACGCTGGAGTTGCTGGAACAACTGCTGCAGGAGTTCGACGGCACCGTGTTCCTCGTCAGCCACGACCGCCGCTTTCTCGACAATGTCGTCACCAGCACCATCGTCGCCGAATCCGCCCCCGGCCACCCCGGTCGCTGGCGCGAATACGAAGGCGGCGTGAGCGATTGGCTGACGCAATCGCAGCGCGCCCGCAGCCTGCAGCAGGCCGGCACTCCGGCTGCGGCGAAACGGGCAGACCGTGCAGAGCGCAGCAGCGCCGCGGGGCCCGCGCAGCCCAAGCCCACCACCGCCGCTGCATCATCCCAAGTCGGGGGCGGCGCTCTCGGGGGCCAGCCAGCGCATGCGGGCGCGGGCGCCACGCCACGGCGCAAGCTCAGCTACAAGGAACAGCGCGAACTACAGGATCTGCCCGGCCGCATCGCCGCGCTGGAGGTCGAGCAAAAAGCACTGTCCGAGCAATTGGCTGACTCGGAAACCTACAAGTCCGCACCAGAGCGGCTGAGCGCGATGCAGCAACGCTTCGCCCAGATCGAGGACGAGCTGCTCCAGGCCCTCGAACGCTGGGAAGCCCTGGAAGCCCCATGA
- a CDS encoding PGDYG domain-containing protein gives MTQPTPSAMQASEPLDNIDLRTDPQAAQYVKHETVQVQFATAPGELISREGPNRYTVGDALITGSTGDRWSVSRDRFDARYQTVAPTRDGQDSLYINKPLPVLARQMPTPFRIARSVGGDLLHGKAGDWLLQYAPGDYGVVEGARFERVYRRVDPSVFKIGDGAPPRG, from the coding sequence ATGACCCAACCCACGCCCTCGGCGATGCAAGCCTCCGAACCCCTCGACAACATCGACCTGCGCACCGACCCGCAAGCCGCGCAATACGTCAAACATGAAACCGTGCAGGTGCAATTCGCCACCGCGCCGGGCGAACTCATCAGCCGTGAAGGCCCCAACCGCTACACCGTGGGCGACGCCCTCATCACCGGCTCCACCGGCGATCGCTGGAGCGTGTCCCGCGATCGCTTCGACGCTCGCTACCAGACCGTCGCCCCAACACGAGATGGGCAAGACAGCCTCTACATCAACAAACCCCTGCCCGTGCTGGCCCGGCAAATGCCAACCCCATTCCGCATCGCCCGCAGCGTCGGCGGCGACCTGCTGCACGGCAAAGCGGGCGACTGGCTGCTGCAATACGCGCCGGGGGATTATGGGGTGGTGGAAGGGGCGCGGTTTGAGCGGGTGTATCGACGTGTCGATCCATCAGTGTTCAAGATCGGCGATGGCGCCCCGCCACGCGGCTGA
- the rsmD gene encoding 16S rRNA (guanine(966)-N(2))-methyltransferase RsmD, whose protein sequence is MPGKPSSAPKPRSPQPNRGPGEVRIIGGRLKRSKLVVAHHPGLRPTPDRVRETLFNWLGQDLTGLRCLDLFAGSGALGLEAASRGAAWVDLVERDAQLAKALTGACARLGVAAARVHAQDALQFAARCARGSYDIVFIDPPFALAASGLHAAALAAASRLLPAGGMAYIEAPDARQLAAWTDGGVWSVYRQDRAGQVHYAVLQRKAEAGAAE, encoded by the coding sequence ATGCCCGGAAAACCTTCATCTGCACCCAAACCCCGCAGCCCGCAGCCCAACCGTGGGCCGGGTGAGGTCCGCATCATTGGCGGCCGCCTCAAGCGCAGCAAGCTGGTGGTCGCCCATCACCCCGGGCTGCGCCCCACGCCCGACCGCGTGCGCGAAACCCTGTTCAATTGGCTGGGCCAGGATCTCACCGGGCTGCGTTGCCTCGATCTGTTCGCCGGCAGCGGCGCGCTGGGCCTGGAGGCGGCGTCGCGCGGCGCGGCCTGGGTCGATCTGGTCGAGCGCGATGCCCAGCTCGCCAAGGCCTTGACCGGGGCCTGCGCCCGGCTCGGCGTGGCCGCGGCTCGCGTCCATGCACAAGACGCGCTGCAGTTCGCCGCGCGCTGCGCCAGGGGCAGCTATGACATCGTGTTCATCGACCCGCCGTTCGCGCTGGCCGCCAGCGGCCTGCACGCCGCCGCGCTGGCTGCTGCTTCGCGCCTGCTGCCCGCTGGCGGCATGGCCTACATCGAAGCGCCTGATGCGCGCCAGCTGGCCGCCTGGACCGACGGCGGCGTCTGGAGCGTGTACCGCCAGGACCGCGCCGGTCAGGTGCATTACGCCGTGCTGCAGCGCAAGGCCGAAGCCGGCGCCGCGGAATAA
- the rng gene encoding ribonuclease G, translated as MQEDLLINITPQETRVALIAHAAVQELHIERTLERGLAGNVYLGRVVRVLPGMQSAFIDIGLERAAFLHVADLWQRMLGSNGEGRQNAPPVPIEKLVFEGQSLLVQVIKDPIGAKGARLSSQISLAGRLLVHLPQDEHIGISQKIEDPALRDALRQRLTAQAQAHDPNASLGFIVRTNAEDASDAELLDDISYLRKTWSTIDARMRQAQSPALLYQELSLAQRVLRDLVTDATRSIQIDSRENFERLQAFAAEYMPRVAGLLQLYRGERPLFELYNVDAEIEKALGRRVDLKSGGYLIIDQTEAMTTVDVNTGGFVGARNFDDTIFKTNLEAAQAIARQLRLRNLGGIILLDFIDMGSAQHRAAVLDELKKSLARDRVKVSVNGFSQLGLVEMTRKRTRESLAHQLCEPCPICAGQGQVKTARTACYDILREILREAKQFSPREFRIVASNAVVDLFLEEESAHLAELSDFIGKPIALQVEPGYVQHQFDIVLL; from the coding sequence CTGCAGGAAGACTTGCTGATCAACATCACGCCGCAGGAAACCCGCGTGGCCCTCATCGCCCACGCGGCGGTGCAAGAGCTTCACATCGAGCGCACGCTGGAGCGCGGCCTGGCCGGCAATGTCTATCTGGGCCGCGTGGTGCGGGTGCTGCCAGGCATGCAGTCGGCCTTCATCGACATCGGCCTGGAACGCGCCGCTTTCCTGCATGTGGCCGACCTGTGGCAGCGCATGCTGGGCAGCAACGGCGAGGGGCGGCAGAACGCGCCGCCGGTTCCCATCGAGAAACTGGTGTTCGAAGGCCAGTCGCTGCTGGTGCAGGTGATCAAGGACCCGATCGGCGCCAAGGGCGCGAGACTGTCCTCGCAGATCAGCCTGGCCGGGCGGCTGCTGGTGCATTTGCCGCAAGACGAACATATTGGCATTTCGCAAAAAATCGAGGACCCCGCGCTGCGCGACGCGCTGCGTCAGCGCCTGACCGCGCAGGCCCAGGCGCACGACCCCAACGCCAGCCTGGGCTTCATCGTGCGCACCAACGCCGAGGATGCGAGCGACGCCGAGCTGCTCGACGACATCAGCTATCTGCGCAAGACCTGGAGCACGATCGACGCCCGCATGCGTCAGGCGCAATCCCCCGCCCTGCTCTACCAGGAACTGAGCCTGGCGCAGCGCGTGCTGCGCGACCTCGTCACCGACGCCACGCGCAGCATTCAAATCGACTCGCGCGAGAACTTCGAGCGCCTGCAGGCTTTCGCCGCGGAGTACATGCCGCGTGTGGCCGGCCTGCTGCAGCTCTACCGCGGCGAGCGCCCGCTGTTCGAGCTGTACAACGTGGACGCCGAAATCGAAAAAGCCCTGGGCCGGCGCGTGGACCTCAAATCCGGCGGCTATCTCATCATCGACCAGACCGAGGCCATGACCACGGTGGACGTGAACACCGGCGGCTTCGTCGGCGCGCGCAACTTCGACGACACCATTTTCAAGACCAATCTGGAAGCCGCGCAGGCCATCGCCCGGCAACTGCGCCTGCGCAATCTGGGCGGCATCATCCTGCTCGACTTCATCGACATGGGCAGCGCCCAGCACCGCGCCGCCGTGCTCGACGAGCTGAAAAAATCGCTGGCGCGCGACCGCGTGAAAGTGTCGGTCAACGGCTTCTCGCAACTCGGCCTGGTGGAAATGACGCGCAAGCGCACCCGCGAATCCCTCGCCCACCAGCTGTGCGAACCCTGCCCCATCTGCGCCGGCCAGGGCCAGGTGAAAACCGCACGCACCGCCTGCTACGACATCCTGCGCGAAATCCTGCGCGAGGCCAAGCAGTTCAGCCCGCGCGAATTCCGCATCGTCGCCTCCAACGCCGTGGTCGATCTCTTCCTCGAAGAGGAAAGCGCCCACCTCGCCGAACTGTCCGACTTCATCGGCAAACCCATCGCCCTGCAAGTCGAACCCGGCTACGTCCAGCACCAGTTCGACATCGTGCTGCTGTAG
- the rpoH gene encoding RNA polymerase sigma factor RpoH produces MHMARTNALALQPTRGMAPVAGASFAVGFPAQVPSLGNLESYIAAANRMPMLSLEEERSLALAWREREDRDAAGKLVMSHLRVVVSVARHYLGYGLPHADLIQEGNIGLMKAVRRFDPSQGVRLVSYALHWIKAEIHEYILRNWRLVKVATTKAQRKLFFNLRSMKQGFESFHDAEIDAVAKTLQVKRSDVIEMEQRMGGSEVSLQPVGDDGEESFGPGAYLSDRSHEPDAVLEARSRERLQVQGLEQALETLDARSRRIVEQRWLAVNDDGTGGKTLHDLAAEFSVSAERIRQIEVQAMKKMRQTLAQYA; encoded by the coding sequence ATGCATATGGCCCGCACCAATGCCCTTGCCCTGCAACCTACACGGGGGATGGCCCCTGTGGCGGGGGCCTCTTTCGCCGTCGGATTTCCCGCCCAGGTGCCCAGCTTGGGCAATCTGGAGTCCTACATCGCCGCCGCCAACCGCATGCCCATGCTGAGCCTTGAAGAAGAGCGCTCGCTGGCGCTGGCCTGGCGTGAGCGCGAAGACCGCGACGCCGCCGGGAAACTGGTGATGTCGCACCTGCGTGTGGTGGTCTCGGTCGCCCGCCACTATCTCGGTTACGGCCTGCCGCATGCCGACCTGATCCAGGAAGGCAATATCGGCCTGATGAAAGCGGTTCGCCGCTTCGACCCGTCGCAAGGCGTGCGTCTGGTCAGCTACGCGCTGCACTGGATCAAGGCGGAAATCCACGAATACATCCTGCGCAACTGGCGCTTGGTCAAGGTGGCCACCACCAAGGCGCAGCGCAAGCTGTTCTTCAACCTGCGCTCGATGAAGCAGGGCTTCGAGAGCTTTCACGACGCCGAGATCGATGCGGTGGCAAAGACCTTGCAGGTCAAGCGCTCCGACGTCATCGAGATGGAGCAACGCATGGGCGGCAGCGAAGTCTCACTGCAGCCCGTGGGTGACGATGGCGAAGAGTCATTCGGCCCCGGCGCCTACCTCTCGGACCGCAGCCACGAACCCGATGCCGTGCTGGAAGCTCGCAGCCGCGAGCGCCTGCAGGTGCAAGGCCTGGAGCAGGCTCTGGAAACCCTGGATGCACGCAGCCGCCGCATCGTCGAGCAACGCTGGCTGGCGGTGAACGACGACGGCACCGGCGGCAAGACCCTGCACGACCTGGCCGCCGAGTTCAGCGTGTCGGCCGAGCGCATTCGCCAGATCGAAGTTCAGGCCATGAAAAAAATGCGCCAAACCCTGGCGCAATACGCCTGA
- the coaD gene encoding pantetheine-phosphate adenylyltransferase, translating into MLTAVYPGTFDPFTRGHEDLVRRASKLCDRLIVAVAGGHHKNPLFSLDERLDLARAILTPYKNVEIEGFSGLLRNFVLEREAGVVIRGLRAVSDFEYEFQMAGMNRQLMPDVETIFMTPADQYQFVSGTFVREIAVLGGDVSKFVVPLVTERLAVKLAGRLPN; encoded by the coding sequence ATGCTGACGGCCGTCTACCCCGGCACTTTCGACCCCTTCACCCGTGGGCATGAAGACCTGGTGCGTCGCGCCAGCAAACTCTGCGACCGGCTGATCGTCGCCGTGGCTGGCGGACACCACAAGAACCCGCTCTTCAGCCTGGACGAACGCCTGGACTTGGCGCGCGCCATCCTCACGCCCTACAAGAACGTGGAGATCGAGGGCTTCTCCGGCCTGCTGCGCAACTTCGTGCTGGAGCGTGAAGCCGGGGTGGTGATACGCGGCCTGCGCGCGGTCAGCGACTTCGAGTACGAGTTCCAGATGGCGGGCATGAACCGCCAACTCATGCCCGACGTGGAAACCATCTTCATGACCCCCGCCGATCAGTACCAGTTCGTATCCGGGACGTTCGTGCGGGAAATTGCCGTGCTCGGTGGCGACGTGAGCAAATTCGTGGTCCCCTTGGTGACCGAGCGCCTGGCCGTGAAGCTAGCCGGGCGTTTGCCGAACTGA
- a CDS encoding GNAT family N-acetyltransferase — protein MQTAPHTSPSSTVADAPDLPLGPVVSAWKPPPSPAHTPLAGLRARLEPLDMADHAVSLHAANAEDSAGRMWIYLPYGPFADAAAYADWVRESQASRDPLFFAIVAAATGQASGVAAYLRIDPNNGCIEIGHLAFAPRLQRTPVATEALFLMLDHAFALGYRRVEWKCNALNAPSRRAAQRLGFSFEGLFRQAAVVKGRNRDTAWYAMLDREWPALRRAYVQWLDAANFDAQGRQRQALGTLTQPALASSHPAAAQV, from the coding sequence ATGCAGACCGCCCCGCACACCAGCCCATCCAGCACCGTGGCCGATGCGCCAGACTTGCCGCTTGGCCCCGTGGTGTCGGCTTGGAAGCCGCCGCCGTCGCCCGCACACACGCCACTTGCCGGCCTGCGCGCAAGGCTGGAGCCCTTGGACATGGCAGACCACGCCGTTTCCTTGCACGCGGCCAACGCCGAAGACAGCGCTGGGCGGATGTGGATCTATCTACCCTACGGCCCGTTTGCCGACGCCGCGGCCTACGCCGACTGGGTGCGGGAAAGCCAGGCCTCGCGCGATCCGCTCTTCTTCGCCATCGTCGCGGCCGCAACCGGCCAGGCTTCGGGCGTGGCCGCCTACTTGCGCATCGACCCGAACAACGGCTGCATCGAGATCGGCCATCTGGCCTTCGCGCCGCGCCTGCAGCGCACCCCGGTCGCCACCGAGGCGCTGTTCCTCATGCTCGACCACGCTTTTGCGCTGGGATACCGGCGCGTGGAGTGGAAGTGCAATGCCCTCAATGCCCCCTCGCGCCGGGCGGCGCAGCGCCTGGGCTTCAGCTTCGAGGGTTTGTTCCGTCAAGCGGCGGTGGTCAAAGGGCGCAACCGCGATACCGCCTGGTACGCCATGCTCGACCGCGAATGGCCAGCCCTGCGGCGGGCTTATGTCCAATGGCTGGATGCCGCCAATTTCGATGCCCAAGGCCGGCAGCGCCAGGCCCTGGGCACGCTCACCCAGCCGGCGCTCGCGTCGTCCCATCCTGCAGCCGCGCAGGTTTGA
- a CDS encoding nucleoside triphosphate pyrophosphatase, producing MHAPKHAKPFVYLASASPRRQELLRQIGVDFVLLAPDAKEDAETLERVRPGESARAYVTRVTRLKLQAAVARLAHRGLPPAPILCADTTVALGRRIVGKPSDAAEAAAMLKLLAGHTHRVLTAVAPQWADAPSSQTSGPHKAGSHRREALSTSRVQFAALSDAQLAAYVASGEPFGKAGAYGVQGRAAAFIQHIGGSYSGIMGLPLFETTQLLRQAGIPL from the coding sequence ATGCACGCTCCCAAGCACGCCAAGCCCTTCGTCTACCTCGCCTCCGCCAGCCCCAGACGGCAGGAATTGCTGCGCCAGATCGGGGTGGACTTCGTGCTGCTGGCCCCCGACGCCAAGGAGGATGCCGAGACGCTGGAACGGGTGCGGCCAGGCGAGTCGGCCCGCGCCTATGTGACGCGCGTCACGCGGCTCAAGCTGCAGGCCGCGGTCGCGCGCCTGGCGCATCGCGGCCTGCCGCCAGCGCCCATTCTGTGTGCCGACACCACCGTGGCGCTGGGCCGGCGAATCGTCGGCAAACCGTCCGATGCCGCCGAGGCCGCGGCCATGCTCAAGCTGCTGGCCGGCCACACCCACCGGGTGCTGACGGCCGTGGCGCCGCAATGGGCCGATGCGCCAAGCTCGCAGACCTCGGGCCCGCACAAGGCGGGCTCACACAGACGCGAAGCGCTGAGCACCAGCCGAGTGCAATTCGCAGCGCTGTCCGACGCGCAGCTCGCGGCCTATGTGGCCAGCGGCGAGCCCTTCGGCAAGGCTGGCGCCTACGGCGTGCAGGGCCGGGCGGCGGCGTTCATTCAACACATCGGCGGCAGCTACTCGGGCATCATGGGGCTGCCGCTGTTCGAAACCACCCAATTGCTGCGACAAGCTGGAATCCCGCTATGA
- a CDS encoding SCP2 sterol-binding domain-containing protein, with protein sequence MHRITANHRQTLVRLALATLFTTATVAAQAAAPVLMSPQWTANFCQTWNQTTQLTEGLAGEWLRDDKGRGYKVVELYRTDCGKGSMVELKIVPKDGKAFCTYGGVPNTPANFDVDFLMHASTKNWEAMGKGDPGPMWAMMSGKLEFQGPKLVAMRAIKPFESFLLNVGKVAGDAATCPAGATQTSLAQ encoded by the coding sequence ATGCATCGCATCACTGCAAACCACCGTCAAACCCTGGTGCGCTTGGCCCTGGCCACCCTGTTCACGACCGCCACCGTGGCAGCCCAGGCTGCCGCTCCCGTGCTCATGTCACCGCAATGGACGGCCAACTTCTGCCAGACCTGGAACCAGACCACCCAACTCACCGAGGGCCTGGCCGGCGAATGGCTGCGCGATGACAAGGGCCGTGGCTACAAGGTGGTGGAGTTGTACCGGACCGATTGCGGCAAAGGCTCGATGGTGGAACTCAAGATCGTGCCGAAGGATGGCAAGGCCTTTTGCACCTACGGCGGCGTCCCCAACACACCGGCCAACTTCGACGTGGACTTTTTGATGCACGCCAGCACCAAGAACTGGGAAGCCATGGGCAAAGGCGACCCGGGGCCCATGTGGGCCATGATGAGCGGCAAGCTCGAGTTCCAGGGCCCGAAGTTGGTGGCCATGCGTGCGATCAAACCGTTCGAGAGCTTCCTGCTCAATGTCGGCAAGGTCGCTGGCGACGCGGCAACCTGTCCGGCCGGAGCCACGCAGACCAGCTTGGCGCAATAA
- a CDS encoding peroxidase-related enzyme (This protein belongs to a clade of uncharacterized proteins related to peroxidases such as the alkylhydroperoxidase AhpD.) has protein sequence MTERISRFPVPELADLPDDIRQRILAVQERSGFVPSVFLALAHRPDEFRAFFAYHDALMLKPSGLSKGEREMIVVATSAANHCLYCVVAHGAILRIHEKAPLLADQLATDWTRAALTARQRAMLAFALKVAQQANTVDAADDEALYAAGFSQEDIWDIGAIAAFFALSNRMAGLTGMMPNAEFYMLGRVPRTP, from the coding sequence ATGACCGAGCGCATCAGCCGTTTCCCCGTCCCCGAACTCGCCGACCTGCCGGACGATATCCGCCAGCGCATTCTCGCCGTGCAGGAGCGCAGCGGCTTCGTGCCCAGCGTGTTTCTCGCCCTGGCGCATCGGCCCGATGAATTTCGCGCTTTCTTCGCTTATCACGACGCCTTGATGCTCAAGCCCTCGGGTCTGAGCAAGGGTGAACGCGAGATGATCGTCGTCGCCACCAGCGCCGCCAACCACTGCCTGTATTGCGTCGTCGCCCATGGTGCGATTTTGCGCATCCACGAGAAAGCGCCGCTGCTTGCCGACCAACTCGCGACCGACTGGACCCGGGCTGCGCTCACTGCGCGCCAGCGCGCGATGCTGGCGTTCGCCCTGAAGGTGGCGCAGCAGGCCAACACGGTGGACGCGGCCGATGACGAGGCCCTCTATGCCGCAGGCTTCAGCCAGGAAGACATCTGGGACATCGGCGCCATCGCAGCCTTCTTCGCACTTTCCAACCGCATGGCCGGACTCACCGGCATGATGCCCAACGCCGAGTTCTACATGCTGGGGCGGGTGCCCCGAACCCCTTGA
- a CDS encoding YfhL family 4Fe-4S dicluster ferredoxin has protein sequence MALWITDECINCDVCEPECPNQAISMGPDIYEINPDRCTECVGHFDTPQCVQVCPVDCIPVRPDRVESRDVLMVRYRSLVGLQPPRTVAAEAGVSSPQTD, from the coding sequence ATGGCTTTGTGGATCACCGACGAGTGCATCAACTGCGATGTCTGCGAGCCCGAGTGCCCGAATCAGGCCATTTCGATGGGACCGGACATCTACGAAATCAACCCCGACCGCTGCACCGAATGCGTCGGGCATTTCGACACCCCGCAATGCGTGCAAGTATGCCCGGTCGATTGCATCCCCGTTCGCCCCGACCGCGTGGAAAGCCGCGACGTGCTGATGGTGAGGTACCGCAGCCTGGTGGGGCTTCAGCCGCCGCGAACCGTGGCGGCCGAAGCAGGCGTCTCAAGCCCGCAGACCGACTGA